Proteins found in one Vallitalea guaymasensis genomic segment:
- a CDS encoding ABC transporter permease: MGSPWADPWYKYFIKYFNSYQFVNTIKNTLVITGYSLLVSFPIPIIFALAINQMRTNRYKKTFQTISYMPHFISTVVIVGILNLIFSPGAGLIGQIFGLFGAEAPNLLGSPSAFKHLYVWSDVWQHVGWDSIIYIAALSSVDPNLYEAAGIDGASQFQKILYVDIPMLIPTAMTLLILRCGGLMALGFEKVYLMQNDLNLLNSEVISTYVYKVGMISAQYSYSSAVNLFSTVINFILLISVNKFSRKVSENSLW, from the coding sequence ATGGGTAGTCCATGGGCTGATCCTTGGTACAAATATTTTATTAAGTATTTTAATTCTTATCAGTTTGTTAATACAATAAAAAACACTTTGGTTATAACAGGTTACAGCTTATTGGTCAGCTTTCCTATTCCAATAATCTTTGCATTAGCAATTAATCAAATGAGAACTAACAGATATAAAAAGACATTTCAAACTATTTCATATATGCCACACTTTATTAGTACCGTGGTAATAGTTGGAATACTTAATTTAATTTTTTCACCAGGAGCTGGATTGATTGGACAGATATTCGGATTGTTCGGAGCCGAAGCACCAAACTTATTGGGTAGTCCTTCAGCTTTTAAACATTTGTATGTATGGTCGGATGTATGGCAGCATGTTGGATGGGATTCAATTATTTACATAGCAGCACTATCATCCGTTGACCCTAATCTATATGAAGCCGCTGGTATTGATGGTGCCAGTCAGTTCCAAAAAATATTGTATGTAGATATTCCAATGTTGATACCTACAGCTATGACATTATTGATACTTAGATGTGGTGGACTTATGGCTCTTGGTTTTGAAAAAGTATACCTTATGCAAAATGACCTTAATTTATTAAATAGCGAAGTTATTTCTACATATGTTTACAAAGTGGGTATGATAAGTGCTCAATATAGTTATTCCTCGGCAGTTAACTTATTTAGTACGGTGATTAACTTTATACTTTTAATATCCGTCAACAAGTTCAGCAGAAAAGTATCAGAAAACAGCTTATGGTAG
- a CDS encoding helix-turn-helix domain-containing protein → MMEDKVFLGQNVSVICKDNDCTVFQMKDETGEGLMTTYKVFPGVYLMYNDYHMKSCISEFKPHCNMFSINHCNEGRMEWDVGDGAYLYLREGDLKIDNCNHHTGNYSFPLTHYHGISILLCLEEATKSLNSVLYGFPVDLIELQKKYCDNKKSYVIRGEKSIAHIFSELYAVPSKIKKYYFKIKVLELLLYLSALELQDEELERPYFYKTQVEKVKAMEKLITSDLETHYTLDQLSARFDISLTSMKTCFKGVYGTSIYAYLRTYRMNRAAVLLRQSKDNIAYIAGCVGYDSPSKFAYAFKSIMGKSPLEYRKSIV, encoded by the coding sequence ATGATGGAAGATAAAGTTTTTCTCGGGCAAAATGTATCTGTTATCTGTAAGGATAATGATTGTACGGTTTTTCAGATGAAAGATGAAACTGGTGAAGGACTAATGACTACTTATAAGGTTTTTCCAGGTGTTTATTTGATGTACAACGATTATCATATGAAAAGTTGTATTTCAGAATTCAAGCCTCATTGCAATATGTTCAGTATCAACCATTGTAATGAAGGAAGAATGGAATGGGATGTAGGAGATGGTGCATACTTGTATCTTAGGGAAGGTGACCTTAAGATTGATAATTGTAATCATCATACTGGTAATTATTCCTTTCCTTTGACTCATTATCATGGCATTTCAATTTTACTGTGTTTAGAAGAGGCGACTAAATCACTTAATTCTGTATTATACGGTTTTCCAGTTGATCTGATTGAACTTCAGAAGAAATACTGTGACAACAAAAAGTCATATGTCATACGTGGTGAAAAATCCATTGCACATATTTTTTCAGAATTATATGCTGTTCCAAGTAAGATAAAAAAGTATTATTTCAAAATAAAAGTATTGGAGCTTTTATTATATCTCAGTGCTCTAGAATTACAGGATGAAGAGTTGGAACGTCCATATTTCTATAAGACCCAAGTGGAAAAGGTTAAGGCTATGGAAAAATTGATTACATCTGATTTGGAAACTCACTATACACTAGATCAGTTATCTGCTAGATTTGATATCTCACTAACATCAATGAAAACTTGTTTCAAAGGAGTGTATGGGACATCAATCTATGCATATCTACGTACTTACCGTATGAATAGGGCTGCAGTGCTCCTACGTCAAAGTAAAGATAATATTGCTTATATTGCAGGATGTGTAGGTTATGATAGTCCAAGCAAATTTGCTTATGCTTTTAAATCAATCATGGGTAAATCTCCATTAGAGTATAGAAAATCTATAGTTTAA
- a CDS encoding ABC transporter ATP-binding protein yields MIRINDVSFGYTEERDTLKNINLHIRSGECVLLCGKSGCGKTTITKMINGLIPHFTPDCHLSGSVEVAGMDVPNTELYQLSKKIGSVFQNPKSQFFNVDSDSELAFGLENEGARPELIEQRIKKTVKDLKIERLRHRNIFKMSGGEKQNLAFASVYAMDSDIYVLDEPTANLDARAIEILKEQIAQLKKLGKTILIADHRLYYLTDLIDKAIYIDNGEIVDIYSREEFLSISREDRVKMGLRTLYQDKIDINNCQGYSNKNELIVKDLTCAYKNETILRGISFNAYEGEIIGITGYNGTGKTTLVRCIAGLIKEKRGKIILDGKVLNIKQRNKACYMIMQDVNHQLFGDSVWNECEISGYRDENQDIDKVLLDFDLLEYKDSHPMALSGGQKQRLAIATGVLTNKKILIFDEPTSGLDYYHMIAVSRTIKKLKEGHIILIITHDMEFLEVTCDRTIDLTNKE; encoded by the coding sequence ATGATTAGAATCAATGATGTATCTTTTGGATATACAGAGGAAAGGGATACACTAAAAAATATTAATTTGCATATAAGAAGTGGAGAATGTGTATTACTATGTGGAAAAAGTGGGTGTGGGAAGACAACTATAACAAAAATGATTAATGGGCTTATTCCTCATTTCACACCAGATTGTCATCTCTCTGGAAGTGTTGAAGTAGCTGGTATGGACGTGCCCAATACTGAGTTGTATCAATTATCTAAAAAAATTGGTTCGGTTTTTCAAAATCCAAAATCACAATTCTTTAATGTGGACTCCGATAGCGAGCTAGCCTTTGGACTGGAAAACGAAGGGGCTAGACCTGAACTTATAGAACAAAGGATCAAAAAGACTGTTAAGGATCTGAAGATCGAAAGACTTAGGCACAGAAATATTTTTAAAATGTCAGGTGGGGAAAAACAGAACCTTGCTTTTGCTTCGGTATATGCTATGGATTCGGATATATACGTTTTAGATGAACCCACTGCTAATCTAGATGCAAGGGCAATAGAAATATTAAAAGAGCAGATAGCACAACTTAAAAAGCTTGGCAAGACTATATTGATAGCGGATCATAGGCTGTACTACCTGACCGATTTGATTGATAAGGCAATCTACATAGATAATGGGGAGATAGTTGATATATACAGTCGTGAAGAATTTCTATCCATTAGTAGAGAGGATAGAGTTAAAATGGGACTTCGGACGTTGTATCAAGATAAGATTGATATAAATAATTGTCAAGGATATTCCAATAAAAATGAACTAATAGTAAAAGACTTAACATGTGCATATAAGAATGAAACTATCTTAAGAGGGATTTCATTCAATGCGTATGAAGGTGAAATTATTGGTATAACAGGTTATAATGGAACTGGGAAAACGACTTTAGTGCGGTGTATCGCTGGACTTATCAAAGAAAAAAGGGGAAAGATAATTCTTGATGGAAAAGTATTGAACATTAAACAACGGAATAAAGCATGTTATATGATAATGCAGGATGTGAATCATCAGCTTTTTGGAGACAGTGTATGGAATGAATGTGAGATTTCAGGTTATAGAGATGAAAATCAAGATATTGATAAAGTATTACTGGATTTTGATTTGCTGGAGTACAAAGACAGTCATCCTATGGCTTTATCAGGTGGACAAAAACAAAGACTTGCTATTGCAACAGGAGTTTTAACAAACAAGAAGATTCTTATATTCGACGAACCAACTAGTGGTCTTGATTATTATCATATGATTGCTGTTAGTAGAACAATCAAAAAACTAAAAGAGGGTCATATAATATTAATTATAACCCATGATATGGAATTTTTGGAAGTTACATGCGACAGGACAATTGATTTAACAAATAAGGAGTGA
- a CDS encoding energy-coupling factor transporter transmembrane component T, whose amino-acid sequence MFENKEKTLVFDPRAEIIFLILANIAAFTQRSIYVEVGLIALLIIMLVYAKCYKASVKWIILFGITLMLQYYILPYGPKFIRDTFSFLVFYVRKIFPCLIVGTLIVKTTEVRYFVLALRKWHLPEQIIIPLSVTMRYFPSIKEETGHIRDAMKLRKVKGVAKLECYLVPLMISATNTAEELSAAAVTRGIENPVRKTSVVNIHFYIQDYICLALIIISVIGAVVFK is encoded by the coding sequence ATGTTCGAAAATAAAGAAAAGACATTAGTTTTTGATCCTAGAGCAGAAATCATATTCTTAATATTAGCTAATATAGCTGCATTTACTCAGCGGTCAATATACGTTGAGGTTGGTCTGATAGCTTTACTAATAATTATGTTAGTATATGCTAAGTGCTACAAGGCTAGTGTGAAGTGGATTATTTTATTTGGAATTACTTTAATGCTACAATATTATATATTACCTTATGGACCAAAATTCATAAGAGATACATTTTCTTTTTTAGTATTTTATGTTAGAAAGATTTTCCCGTGCTTAATAGTAGGAACTCTAATTGTGAAGACAACAGAAGTTAGATATTTTGTTTTGGCTCTAAGAAAATGGCATTTACCAGAACAGATTATAATTCCTCTTTCGGTGACTATGCGATATTTCCCTTCAATAAAAGAAGAAACAGGTCATATAAGGGATGCAATGAAGCTACGAAAAGTTAAAGGCGTGGCTAAATTAGAGTGTTATCTAGTTCCTCTTATGATTTCTGCTACTAATACAGCAGAAGAATTGAGTGCTGCTGCTGTCACTAGAGGAATAGAAAATCCAGTAAGAAAGACAAGTGTGGTCAATATACATTTCTATATACAAGATTATATATGCCTTGCCTTGATAATTATTTCTGTTATTGGGGCAGTAGTTTTTAAGTAG
- a CDS encoding MptD family putative ECF transporter S component encodes MATIRTSGSKALKGKDLITIGIFSAIYFIINFIIMISSGLSPVIWILMPGIIALLTGVPFMIMVSKVQKTGAVFVMGIITGLLYFLTGQFTLVILITFVVSCLIAEIIRFVTNYRSYLGNMLAFVFFSLGMIGSPLPIWLFRDSFFAQIKEQGMSADYVANLEAVSSTGMLIVLIVAPIIGAVIGGIITKVLFNKHFQKAGIV; translated from the coding sequence ATGGCAACAATAAGAACAAGTGGAAGTAAAGCATTGAAAGGGAAAGATCTCATAACTATTGGAATTTTCTCTGCTATTTATTTTATAATTAATTTTATTATTATGATTTCATCTGGATTGTCACCGGTTATTTGGATTTTAATGCCGGGGATTATAGCTCTTTTGACAGGTGTACCTTTTATGATAATGGTTTCTAAGGTTCAAAAAACAGGTGCAGTATTTGTTATGGGAATCATAACGGGACTTTTATACTTTTTAACAGGGCAATTTACTTTGGTAATCCTTATAACTTTTGTAGTATCTTGTTTAATAGCTGAAATAATTCGTTTTGTTACCAATTATAGAAGTTACCTTGGTAATATGTTAGCGTTTGTATTTTTTTCTCTAGGTATGATTGGTTCACCATTACCAATCTGGTTGTTCAGGGATAGTTTCTTTGCGCAGATAAAAGAGCAGGGGATGTCTGCTGATTACGTCGCTAATCTAGAAGCAGTATCTTCTACAGGAATGCTTATTGTGCTCATAGTAGCACCGATCATTGGAGCTGTCATAGGTGGAATAATAACAAAAGTTCTCTTTAATAAGCATTTTCAGAAAGCGGGAATAGTATAA
- a CDS encoding ABC transporter ATP-binding protein, giving the protein MKQSNIMKKNRHYYLSMVLNVIEGMLSGCNFIVLLDCIKALWNNNMTSSLLLTSTGALALVFLVRIIIYSIGYTQGQIGGADISKQIRLFLGDKIKKIPLFRFTKGQTGEYINVATNDVNNYEKILTHKAGDIAKNISLSTMLIIFIFTIYVPAGLAMLIGYLLLIPTLWFSFRSVKRYGNEKNRIMADNVSNIVEYITGIQTFRAYGIGGTKNKTVSDSMYSYSNISYVYEKNVIPIGMVFSVLSWCTLPIMILIAWHGLNTNAFDAPTLFMLSILPIFSSKLAGVIFVDLTSYKNLMISKWHINNVIQEKEEVERDIAFSPRFHNIEFDNVTFSYDKDKPVLAGVNLLVENQKLTAIVGDSGSGKSTILNLISKYYQPDSGEIKIGGISIKDIDAAKVLSQISMVDQDVFLFNDTIRNNIRYARSSATDEEIEEACRLANCEEFIEKLELGYDTPVGENGNQFSGGERQRLSIARAILKNSPILLLDEATASLDIENELAVKNAIANLLKNKKTVIMIAHTLSIIKNADQILVVGDSKIKEKGTHDELLKRKGKYYDMWEAEEKLNVNIAD; this is encoded by the coding sequence ATGAAACAAAGTAATATCATGAAAAAGAATAGACATTATTATTTATCTATGGTGTTAAATGTTATTGAGGGTATGTTATCAGGTTGTAATTTTATAGTACTTCTAGATTGTATAAAGGCGTTATGGAATAATAATATGACTTCAAGTTTATTACTTACTTCAACTGGTGCACTTGCACTTGTTTTCCTAGTTCGTATCATAATATACAGTATTGGTTATACACAAGGACAGATTGGAGGGGCTGATATAAGTAAACAAATTCGTTTGTTTTTGGGAGATAAAATAAAGAAAATTCCATTATTCAGGTTCACTAAAGGACAAACAGGTGAATATATCAATGTTGCAACAAATGATGTAAACAACTATGAAAAAATTCTTACACATAAAGCTGGTGATATTGCTAAAAATATCTCTCTTTCAACAATGTTGATTATTTTCATATTTACTATCTATGTTCCAGCTGGTTTGGCAATGTTAATAGGATATTTGCTATTAATACCTACTTTGTGGTTTTCGTTTCGTTCGGTTAAGAGATACGGTAATGAGAAAAACAGGATAATGGCAGATAATGTGAGTAATATAGTTGAATATATAACAGGAATCCAAACCTTCCGTGCTTATGGTATTGGTGGTACAAAAAATAAGACTGTGTCTGATTCTATGTATTCATATAGTAATATCAGTTATGTATATGAAAAAAATGTTATACCTATTGGTATGGTATTCAGTGTTTTATCATGGTGTACTTTACCTATTATGATATTGATTGCTTGGCATGGTCTTAATACTAATGCTTTTGATGCACCTACATTATTTATGTTAAGCATATTACCTATATTCTCGTCTAAACTTGCAGGGGTTATTTTTGTAGATTTGACTTCTTATAAAAATTTAATGATATCTAAATGGCATATTAATAATGTTATCCAGGAAAAAGAAGAGGTAGAAAGAGATATAGCTTTTAGTCCTAGATTTCATAATATTGAATTTGATAATGTAACTTTTTCTTATGATAAAGATAAACCTGTGTTAGCAGGAGTAAATTTGTTAGTTGAAAATCAAAAATTAACGGCTATTGTAGGTGACTCAGGTTCGGGGAAATCAACTATTCTTAATCTTATTTCCAAATATTATCAACCTGATTCAGGTGAAATAAAAATAGGAGGAATTTCAATTAAGGATATTGATGCAGCTAAGGTGCTTAGTCAGATTTCAATGGTTGATCAAGATGTATTTTTGTTTAATGATACTATAAGGAATAATATAAGATATGCTCGTTCTTCTGCTACAGATGAAGAGATAGAAGAAGCTTGTAGACTTGCTAACTGTGAAGAATTTATTGAAAAGCTGGAATTGGGATATGATACACCAGTTGGGGAAAATGGTAATCAATTCTCTGGTGGAGAAAGACAAAGGTTATCCATTGCACGGGCTATCCTTAAAAACAGTCCTATTCTTCTATTGGATGAAGCTACGGCATCATTAGATATTGAGAATGAGCTGGCTGTAAAGAATGCTATCGCTAATTTATTGAAAAATAAGAAGACAGTTATTATGATTGCGCATACACTTTCCATTATTAAAAACGCTGATCAGATACTTGTTGTGGGAGATAGTAAGATAAAAGAGAAGGGGACTCATGATGAACTTCTTAAGAGAAAAGGGAAATATTATGATATGTGGGAGGCAGAAGAAAAATTGAATGTCAATATAGCTGACTAA
- a CDS encoding ABC transporter ATP-binding protein — MKKSKKDLVLQLLKWAGKDRYYLYLAVILSLISGLSTAVPYYAVYKILENIYARTCTENVIIHYCLVLFLGIIFRFLLFGTSGILSHKGAYNTLFKVRCMVIDHMAKAPLGNLSERNTGEIKTVLNEEIEKLELFLAHHLPELIFYISGPIAIFIYLCTVNWKLALVSLIPLVFAFIVMGMMFRGTDEMMDNASKSIADLNSTVIEYISGMKLIKAYNMGSRSFTKYSNAVEDECSVWKKISRKMGPPYAMYIVIVECGLLLIVPIGGYWFMKGTLTASAFILFAFVGSLYLTELRPLQELGTNFAQVLNGIRKAEEILNIPAYVGGSKFPDSHSIKLKDVEFSYDGDTNILKDCNINIRDGEKIALVGRSGAGKSTVVQLMARFYDVNRGKVMIGDKNVKDIDYEQLLENVSIVFQKTFLTRGSVLENIRMGSNASLEQVREAARQAQIDDFIMTLPNGYDTLVGSYGSRFSGGEKQRIAIARAILKNAPILILDEATSAADPENQLEIDKGIQNLCKGKTVIIVAHRLSVVLQCDRVAVVENNTISCVGTHEQVRQKNEYYRNAWRDYEEARKTSYSLGGGNNDETK, encoded by the coding sequence ATGAAGAAAAGTAAAAAAGATTTAGTTTTACAATTATTGAAATGGGCTGGTAAGGATAGATATTATCTATATTTAGCAGTTATATTATCATTAATCAGTGGGTTGAGTACAGCTGTTCCATATTATGCTGTATATAAGATTCTAGAAAATATTTATGCCCGTACATGTACAGAAAATGTTATTATTCACTATTGCTTAGTACTTTTTCTTGGGATTATTTTTAGATTTCTATTGTTTGGTACATCAGGTATATTGTCTCATAAAGGAGCCTATAATACTCTATTTAAAGTGCGTTGTATGGTCATAGACCATATGGCTAAAGCACCTCTTGGGAATCTAAGCGAGCGTAACACTGGTGAAATAAAAACAGTTCTAAATGAGGAAATAGAAAAACTGGAATTGTTTTTAGCTCATCATTTACCTGAACTCATATTTTACATAAGTGGTCCTATAGCCATATTCATATATCTATGTACAGTCAATTGGAAATTGGCTCTTGTATCTTTGATTCCTCTAGTGTTTGCTTTTATAGTTATGGGAATGATGTTCAGAGGAACAGATGAAATGATGGATAATGCATCAAAATCAATTGCTGACCTTAATTCAACCGTGATTGAGTACATCAGTGGGATGAAGCTGATTAAGGCTTATAATATGGGAAGCAGGTCATTTACAAAATATTCTAATGCAGTGGAAGACGAATGTTCGGTTTGGAAAAAGATATCTCGTAAGATGGGACCACCTTATGCCATGTATATAGTGATTGTAGAATGTGGGTTGTTACTTATTGTACCTATAGGTGGTTATTGGTTCATGAAAGGGACATTGACGGCTAGTGCTTTTATATTATTTGCTTTTGTAGGCTCGCTATATTTAACGGAATTACGACCATTACAAGAGCTGGGAACTAACTTTGCACAAGTATTGAATGGAATAAGAAAAGCAGAAGAAATTCTTAATATTCCTGCTTATGTAGGTGGTAGTAAATTTCCTGATAGCCATTCAATTAAACTGAAAGATGTAGAATTCAGTTATGATGGTGACACTAATATATTAAAGGATTGTAATATCAATATAAGAGATGGAGAAAAAATAGCTTTAGTAGGACGTTCTGGTGCTGGTAAGAGTACAGTAGTCCAATTGATGGCTAGGTTTTATGATGTTAATCGTGGAAAAGTAATGATTGGTGATAAGAATGTAAAAGACATAGATTATGAACAATTATTAGAAAATGTATCAATAGTTTTCCAAAAAACATTTCTGACCAGAGGTAGCGTTTTAGAGAACATAAGAATGGGAAGTAATGCTTCATTAGAACAGGTTAGAGAAGCTGCACGACAAGCACAAATTGATGATTTCATTATGACATTGCCTAATGGATATGATACTCTTGTTGGAAGTTATGGTTCTCGTTTTTCAGGAGGAGAAAAACAGCGTATTGCTATTGCTAGAGCTATTCTTAAGAATGCCCCAATACTAATACTGGATGAAGCTACTTCAGCGGCAGACCCAGAAAATCAACTAGAGATAGACAAAGGGATTCAGAATCTTTGTAAAGGGAAAACGGTTATTATAGTTGCCCATCGTTTAAGTGTAGTTCTACAGTGCGATAGAGTAGCAGTAGTAGAAAATAATACAATATCATGTGTAGGTACTCATGAACAAGTAAGGCAGAAAAACGAATATTACAGAAATGCTTGGCGTGATTATGAAGAAGCCAGAAAAACTTCTTATAGCTTGGGAGGAGGTAATAATGATGAAACAAAGTAA
- a CDS encoding helix-turn-helix domain-containing protein produces the protein MRRVEENQSYYRSIIDKQIPQKNSVLYKVASYAGKGTMRSYNVMPGVEVIYNDMELFKPLNKTMKIDVDSIEINYCLKGHVEIKFKNQRYAYMSDGDISLFNCQTDALYCDFTTKPYVGITVMLYLPDIIKSLNNMLGTNEFREETFFQKVFETDSCIISNANESVEHIFKELWVLPDKFKTYLMKIKITELLLYLLSDSDYKDNRVIYFSKTSVDKIKEARRIIVTRLDEWITVGTLSEMVGMNATDLEKGFKSIYDYPVFSYSRIRKMQRAKELLIDSNMSIMDISLACGYSNGGKFAKAFKNEFNMTPSKYRKSGVISKP, from the coding sequence ATGAGAAGAGTAGAGGAAAATCAATCATACTACAGATCCATTATTGATAAACAGATTCCTCAGAAAAACTCGGTATTATATAAGGTAGCTTCCTATGCGGGTAAAGGTACTATGCGTAGTTATAATGTTATGCCAGGAGTTGAAGTTATTTATAATGATATGGAACTTTTCAAGCCATTGAATAAAACAATGAAGATTGATGTGGATTCCATAGAGATAAACTATTGTCTAAAAGGACATGTTGAAATTAAGTTCAAAAATCAAAGATATGCTTATATGTCAGATGGAGATATATCTTTATTTAACTGTCAAACAGATGCTCTGTACTGTGATTTTACTACAAAACCGTATGTAGGAATAACTGTAATGCTTTATTTGCCTGATATTATTAAAAGTCTTAATAATATGTTAGGTACCAATGAATTTAGAGAAGAGACTTTTTTTCAAAAAGTATTTGAAACTGATTCGTGCATTATAAGTAATGCCAATGAAAGTGTTGAACATATTTTCAAAGAATTATGGGTTCTACCTGATAAGTTTAAGACTTATCTTATGAAAATCAAGATAACAGAACTTTTATTATACTTATTATCCGATTCGGATTATAAAGATAACCGGGTGATTTATTTTTCAAAGACATCAGTTGATAAAATAAAAGAAGCTAGACGTATTATAGTTACTAGACTTGATGAATGGATTACTGTTGGGACACTTTCTGAGATGGTTGGAATGAATGCAACTGACCTGGAAAAAGGTTTTAAGAGCATATACGATTATCCTGTTTTTTCTTATAGTAGAATACGCAAGATGCAGAGAGCAAAAGAGCTTCTTATTGATTCAAATATGTCAATAATGGACATTTCACTTGCTTGTGGATATTCTAATGGAGGAAAATTCGCAAAAGCATTCAAAAATGAATTTAATATGACACCATCAAAATATAGAAAAAGTGGTGTAATAAGTAAACCATAG
- a CDS encoding ABC transporter ATP-binding protein: MIEIKNTSFTYQGKEENGIKNVNITIKNGECILLCGKSGCGKTTITRLINGLIPHFYSGELKGSIKIDNRDILEMNMYEIAEKVGSVFQNPRTQFFNVDTDSEIAFGIENLSYPHEKLKRCVRKTEKDLKLTELMGRSIFELSGGEKQKIAFASIYAMSPDIYVLDEPSSNLDVDAISQLRDILKMLKEQGKTIIIAEHRLYYLRDIIDRVIHVEEGEIKKIYEKDEFINIPFNERRKLGFRTTDLSTIVPISKTKKVNEDVLDINEMAVAYKKKVVMKDIAISAKHGEIIGIIGHNGAGKSTFLRSVCGLHKGCKGNFCWKGKKVSNKQRLKLSYMVMQDVNYQLFSENVENECHFGIKNPDTELIQQVMKDLKIYQYKDRHPNTLSGGQKQRTAVAVSMICKKDILVFDEPTSGLDYDSMLQVVALIKKLACKGKIIFIVTHDYEFISLACNRIIHFDDGMLKDDFTLNEKNIEKLQEFFIV, from the coding sequence TTGATTGAAATAAAGAATACTTCTTTTACTTATCAAGGTAAAGAAGAGAATGGAATTAAAAATGTTAATATCACTATAAAAAACGGTGAGTGTATTCTTCTATGTGGAAAAAGCGGTTGTGGTAAAACTACAATAACAAGGTTGATCAATGGGTTAATTCCTCATTTTTATTCTGGAGAATTAAAGGGTAGTATAAAGATAGATAATAGAGATATTCTGGAAATGAATATGTATGAGATTGCAGAAAAAGTAGGATCAGTGTTTCAAAATCCCCGTACACAATTTTTTAATGTTGATACAGATAGTGAAATAGCCTTTGGTATAGAAAACCTTTCATATCCACATGAAAAACTGAAGAGATGTGTAAGGAAAACGGAAAAAGATTTAAAATTGACAGAATTAATGGGAAGAAGTATTTTTGAGTTATCTGGAGGAGAAAAACAAAAAATCGCATTTGCTTCAATATATGCCATGTCCCCAGATATATATGTTCTTGATGAACCGTCTTCCAATCTGGATGTAGATGCCATATCCCAGTTACGTGATATTCTTAAAATGTTAAAAGAACAAGGTAAAACAATCATCATAGCAGAACATAGATTGTATTACCTTAGAGATATTATTGACAGGGTTATTCATGTTGAAGAAGGTGAAATCAAAAAAATATATGAAAAAGATGAATTCATAAATATTCCTTTCAATGAAAGAAGAAAATTAGGGTTTAGAACTACTGATTTATCAACCATTGTACCAATCAGTAAAACCAAAAAAGTTAATGAGGATGTTCTGGATATTAATGAGATGGCAGTAGCATACAAGAAAAAAGTGGTTATGAAAGATATTGCTATCAGTGCAAAACATGGAGAAATTATAGGAATCATTGGACATAATGGAGCAGGAAAATCTACTTTTCTAAGAAGTGTATGCGGTTTACACAAAGGGTGTAAAGGCAACTTTTGCTGGAAAGGTAAGAAAGTGAGTAATAAACAGCGATTAAAGCTATCCTATATGGTTATGCAAGATGTAAATTACCAGCTTTTCAGTGAAAATGTAGAGAATGAATGTCATTTTGGCATTAAAAATCCTGATACGGAACTTATACAACAGGTAATGAAAGATCTGAAAATTTATCAATACAAAGATAGGCATCCCAATACATTGTCAGGAGGTCAAAAACAAAGGACGGCTGTGGCAGTAAGTATGATATGTAAAAAAGACATTCTGGTATTTGATGAGCCAACAAGTGGTCTTGACTACGACAGCATGTTGCAAGTTGTAGCTTTAATCAAAAAATTGGCTTGCAAGGGCAAGATAATATTCATTGTAACCCATGATTATGAATTCATATCTTTAGCTTGCAATCGTATTATACATTTTGACGATGGTATGTTAAAAGATGATTTTACTCTTAATGAAAAAAACATAGAAAAACTTCAAGAGTTTTTTATAGTATAA